The following nucleotide sequence is from Streptomyces brevispora.
CGTCGCGGACGGCGATGTCCGCACCCTTGGCGATCTTCTTGAGGTCGTGGAAGACGGCCCGGCCGTAGCGGGTGTCGTTGTGGCCGATCAGTACGGCGGGGCCCGGTTGACCGGGTACGGAGCCGCCGGTGTACCAGCCGACCGTCATGCCCTTGTCCGCGGGCGGTACCTCGACCGTGCGGTCGGGGTTGAGCCCGAGGCGCATGACCGCGCTGTTGATCCCGAGGGAGGGGATGGAGACATGGACGGGCGGCGCGCTGGACTTCGCGGACGCGGATCCGGACGCGGATGCCGAAGCGGTTCCGGGGCCGGATGCGGGAGTTCGGGGCGTCGTGGTGGCCGGCTCCGTGCCCCGGGCCGCGGCCGGGGGCGTCGACGGGGAAGCGTCGGAGCAGCCGGTCAGCGCGGTCAGCGCGGTCAGCGTGAGGCAGGCGTA
It contains:
- a CDS encoding class F sortase, whose amino-acid sequence is MSRTPRFKSRAPHLLRRTALPVYACLTLTALTALTGCSDASPSTPPAAARGTEPATTTPRTPASGPGTASASASGSASAKSSAPPVHVSIPSLGINSAVMRLGLNPDRTVEVPPADKGMTVGWYTGGSVPGQPGPAVLIGHNDTRYGRAVFHDLKKIAKGADIAVRDERGTEIHFEVTDRETASKKAFPTARVYGPTDTRALRLITCDGSFDAAGHPVDNLIVYAERK